The Aphelocoma coerulescens isolate FSJ_1873_10779 chromosome 14, UR_Acoe_1.0, whole genome shotgun sequence genome has a window encoding:
- the HS3ST2 gene encoding heparan sulfate glucosamine 3-O-sulfotransferase 2 yields MARRAPSGWAPAVAPAPSRRLAGRVLVLFTLSLSCSYLCYSLLCCCGSPAVPRARCPPARAAAAKKLLQQSRPCGRPPPAPPAGSAPGPARPGTKRLPRAIVVGVKKGGTRAVLEFIRVHPEVRALGTEPHFFDRNYHRGLEWYRSLMPRTLDSQITVEKTPSYFVTKEAPRRIFNMSRDTKLIVVVRNPVTRAISDYTQTLSKKPDIPTFEGLTFRNRSLGLVDTSWNAIRIGMYAVHLESWLQYFPLSQIHFVSGEKLITDPAGEMGKVQDFLGIKRVITDKHFYFNKTKGFPCLKKSESSGLPRCLGKSKGRTHVQIDPEVIEQLRDFYRPYNIKFYETVGQDFRWE; encoded by the exons ATGGCGCGTAGGGCGCCGAGCGGGTGGGCCCCGGCCGTGGCTCCGGCTCCGTCCCGGCGGCTGGCAGGGAGGGTCCTCGTCCTCTTCACGCTGTCGCTGTCCTGCTCGTACCTCTGCTACagcctcctgtgctgctgcggCAGCCCCGCCGTGCCCCGCGCCCGttgcccgcccgcccgcgccgccgccgccaagAAACTTCTGCAGCAGTCGCGGCCGTGCGggcggccgccccccgccccgccggccggCAGCGCCCCGGGGCCGGCCCGCCCGGGAACCAAGCGCCTGCCGCGGGCCATCGTGGTGGGCGTCAAGAAGGGCGGCACCCGCGCCGTGCTGGAGTTCATCCGGGTGCACCCCGAGGTGCGCGCGCTGGGCACCGAGCCCCACTTCTTCGACAGGAACTACCACCGCGGGCTGGAGTGGTACAG GAGCCTGATGCCACGAACACTTGACAGCCAGATCACAGTGGAGAAGACCCCCAGCTACTTTGTCACCAAAGAGGCACCGCGGCGGATCTTCAACATGTCCCGGGACACGAAGCTGATCGTGGTGGTGCGCAACCCCGTCACCCGCGCCATCTCGGACTACACACAGACCCTCTCCAAGAAGCCGGACATCCCCACCTTCGAGGGGCTGACCTTCCGCAACCGCAGCCTGGGGCTGGTGGACACCTCCTGGAACGCCATCCGCATCGGGATGTACGCTGTTCATCTGGAGAGCTGGCTCCAGTACTTCCCTCTCTCACAGATTCACTTTGTCAGTGGGGAGAAGCTGATCACAGACCCAGCAGGGGAGATGGGCAAAGTCCAGGACTTCCTGGGCATCAAACGGGTTATCACAGACAAGCACTTCTACTTCAACAAGACAAAAGGCTTTCCATGCCTGAAGAAGTCAGAGAGCAGCGGCTTGCCTCGCTGCCTTGGCAAGTCCAAGGGCAGGACTCATGTGCAGATAGACCCCGAGGTGATCGAGCAGCTTCGGGACTTTTATAGACCTTATAATATCAAATTCTATGAAACAGTCGGGCAGGACTTCAGGTGGGAATAA